The Saccharomycodes ludwigii strain NBRC 1722 chromosome II, whole genome shotgun sequence genome window below encodes:
- the MED8 gene encoding RNA polymerase II mediator complex subunit MED8 (similar to Saccharomyces cerevisiae YBR193C | MED8 | MEDiator complex), translating to MNSEQFAGDYDYSDVPSQELDAIRIKIAQVTVSLTKVRDDINKPLTVQQWHSLNAKLTLLLTQLNSLTKILKHYEYILDSAIIYPLPNFPTTAHEGLLTTLLRKKKVPEVDEWINDARRNASNSCTRTDLEKDRELSKWYLSVLHEQRSKIISNKNDDNITESFEQKVNEPVIKNIKPKQPFNPNDVLKFIYAGTVMISKDSMKNIEPSKNI from the coding sequence ATGAATTCTGAACAATTTGCAGGTGATTATGATTATAGTGATGTACCATCACAGGAATTGGATGCTATAcgaataaaaatagcacAAGTTACAGTATCATTAACAAAGGTGAGagatgatattaataagCCTTTAACCGTCCAACAGTGGCACTCCTTAAATGCAAAATTGACCTTATTATTGACACAATTAAAttcattaacaaaaatattaaagcattatgaatatatattagaTTCAGCAATTATTTATCCTTTACCAAATTTCCCAACAACTGCACATGAAGGTTTACTAACCACTTtactaagaaaaaaaaaggttccAGAAGTAGACGAATGGATCAATGATGCTAGAAGAAATGCTAGTAATTCATGTACGAGAACtgatttagaaaaagatCGTGAATTAAGTAAATGGTACCTTTCCGTTTTACATGAACAAAgatcaaaaataatttccaATAAAAACGATGACAACATTACTGAAAGTTTTGAACAAAAAGTTAATGAACCTGTAATTAAGAATATTAAACCTAAACAGCCATTCAATCCAAATGATGTattgaaatttatttatgcAGGCACTGTTATGATTTCCAAAGACTCAATGAAAAACATAGAACCTTCAAAGAATAtatga
- the PGI1 gene encoding glucose-6-phosphate isomerase (similar to Saccharomyces cerevisiae YBR196C | PGI1 | PhosphoGlucoIsomerase): MASTNTFSDFKLASDLPAWAKLQALYDKSGKDISVKKEFAKDPKRFEKFSKTFTNYDGSKILFDFSKNLINEDVLSQLIELAKEAKVTALRDAMFSGEHINFTEDRAVYHVALRNRSDKPMKVDGVNVAPEVDSVLEHMKEFSEQVRSGAWKGYTGKRITDVVNIGIGGSDLGPVMVTEALKHYAGPLKVHFVSNIDGTHIAETLKVVDAETTLFLIASKTFTTAETITNATSAKNWFLSKTGNNPAHVAKHFAALSTNEKEVAAFGIDTKNMFGFESWVGGRYSVWSAIGLSVALYVGYDNFESFLKGAEAVDKHFTETPLEDNIPLLGGLLSVWYNNFFGAQTHLVAPFDQYLHRFPAYLQQLSMESNGKSVTRGNVFTNYSTGSILFGEPCTNAQHSFFQLVHQGTKLIPSDFILAAQSHNPIENKLHQKMLASNFFAQAEALMVGKDEAQVKAEGATGGLVPHKVFSGNRPTTSILAQKITPATLGALIAYYEHVTFTEGAIWNINSFDQWGVELGKVLAKVIGKELSGSNKIESHDASTNALINQFKEWM, translated from the coding sequence atggccTCAACAAACACTTTTTCTGACTTTAAATTAGCTTCTGATTTACCAGCCTGGGCTAAATTACAAGCTTTGTATGACAAATCCGGTAAAGACATTTCTgtcaaaaaagaatttgcTAAAGATCCTaaaagatttgaaaaattctCCAAGACTTTTACCAACTACGATGGTTCTAAGATATTGTTTGATTTCTCTAAGAACTTGATCAATGAAGATGTTTTGAGCCAATTGATTGAATTAGCCAAGGAAGCTAAAGTTACTGCCTTGAGAGATGCTATGTTCAGTGGTGAACACATCAACTTTACTGAAGACAGAGCTGTTTATCATGTTGCTTTAAGAAACAGATCTGACAAACCAATGAAGGTTGATGGTGTCAATGTTGCCCCAGAGGTTGACTCAGTCTTGGAACATATGAAGGAGTTTTCTGAACAAGTTCGTTCTGGTGCTTGGAAGGGTTACACTGGTAAGCGTATTACTGATGTTGTTAATATTGGTATTGGTGGTTCTGATTTGGGTCCAGTTATGGTTACTGAAGCATTGAAGCACTATGCTGGTCCATTAAAGGTACACTTTGTTTCTAACATTGATGGTACTCACATTGCTGAAACTTTGAAAGTTGTTGACGCAGAAACTACCTTATTTTTGATTGCTTCCAAAACCTTTACCACTGCTGAAACTATTACTAATGCTACTTCTGCTAAGAATTGGTTTTTGAGTAAAACCGGCAACAACCCAGCTCATGTTGCCAAACATTTTGCTGCTTTATCCACAAACGAAAAGGAAGTTGCCGCATTCGGTATTGATACTAAGAACATGTTTGGTTTTGAAAGTTGGGTTGGTGGTAGATACTCTGTCTGGTCCGCTATCGGTTTGTCAGTTGCTTTATACGTTGGTTATGACAACTTTGAAAGTTTCTTGAAGGGTGCTGAAGCTGTTGACAAGCACTTTACTGAAACACCTTTAGAGGACAATATCCCATTATTAGGTGGTTTGTTGAGTGTTTGGTACAACAACTTTTTCGGTGCTCAAACCCATTTGGTTGCTCCATTTGACCAATACTTACACAGATTCCCAGCCTACTTACAACAATTGTCCATGGAATCCAATGGTAAGAGTGTTACCAGAGGTAATGTTTTCACCAATTATTCTACTGGTTCAATTTTGTTTGGTGAACCATGTACAAATGCTCAACATTCCTTTTTCCAATTGGTTCATCAAGGTACCAAATTAATCCCAAGTGATTTCATCTTGGCCGCCCAATCCCACAACCCAATTGAAAACAAATTGCACCAAAAGATGTTGGCTTCAAACTTTTTTGCTCAAGCTGAAGCTTTAATGGTCGGTAAAGACGAAGCTCAAGTTAAGGCTGAAGGTGCTACTGGTGGTTTAGTTCCACACAAGGTTTTCTCTGGTAACAGACCAACCACCTCTATTTTAGCTCAGAAAATTACACCAGCTACCTTAGGTGCTTTGATTGCCTATTATGAACATGTTACCTTTACTGAAGGTGCTATTTGGAACATTAACTCCTTTGACCAATGGGGTGTCGAATTGGGTAAGGTTCTAGCAAAGGTTATCGGTAAAGAATTGAGTGGTAGCAACAAGATTGAATCACACGATGCATCTACTAATGCTTTAATCAACCAATTCAAAGAATGGATGTGA
- the TAF5 gene encoding chromatin modification protein (similar to Saccharomyces cerevisiae YBR198C | TAF5 | TATA binding protein-Associated Factor), with protein sequence MSNPRPNRNINPNLAPNRRQAPGGTPASISTSGSSDALSGSSQHLASQQTQQQNSQPQPQQQQQQQQQQRRQGGGTGFSSADLNRIVLEYLSKKGYHRTEQMLRAESSRTLTPLNKAQPGTTSNNQLPNIPGDRNVDLPVSNPPNILPNTRINNNNNNSNNNNNNNNNNNNNNNNKNNNNNNNNKNNNNDNNNADKNTGMKRDINGHMINKIRPVTADDYIRAYSLLKKWVDSSLEIYKTQLERILYPIFVYTFLYLIKKDYPLHARKFFDRYSTDHRIYHGNDINKLFSVNSLDHLKENELAVTFLDNKYKISVTRTVFNLLLFFLTENEAVGTSLLISIVNDHLDPNIVESITSKNDITGGIVISTVSEDVNAFNKQQVKLGNLPLDEVFAKEVEYELNKKDEQEKEESEKLGREPPSRTLVDEFKQMNGSAQQSNGQGKETDDNNNNNSSNPVEYEATDSNVRAEISKEGNTNINIANTAPTGGALSVFDKKRSSLPPMAKSQEDWKKEEQEQQKNLTISVMEQKKKLDSPDRNALPLPPKTALDIKLEIQKVYESRDSIKLNRFQVTSPSVVMYTFHNTNGEMTCLNFSDDSTMAATGFQDSIIKVWSLDGQPLKSKMENDDLNSKFMECRTLIGHSGPVYSVSFSPDNRFLLSCSEDKTVRLWSLDTFTCLVSYKGHNHPVWDIEFSPMGHYFVSASHDQTARLWSCDHIYPLRIFAGHASDVDCVTFHPNGCYIFTGSSDRTCRMWDVVTGNCVRLFLGHNSPVTALSVAPDGRWLASASDDGLINLWDIGSGKRLKTMRGHGRRSIYSLSFSKECTVLVSAGGDGSVRVWDLKKATSEPNVEPEEVFAQYYENLHHSIQYDAKIYGKKRVVIPTIDLISSFFTKQTPVYKVRFTRSNLVFAGGAFVDK encoded by the coding sequence atgtcCAATCCAAGGCCaaatagaaatataaatCCAAATCTTGCACCCAATAGGAGACAAGCGCCAGGAGGAACACCCGCTTCAATATCCACTTCAGGATCTTCAGATGCATTGTCTGGTTCTTCGCAGCATCTAGCATCACAACAaacacaacaacaaaattcGCAACCACAACCtcaacagcagcagcagcaacaacaacaacaacgtAGACAAGGTGGAGGGACTGGATTTTCTTCTGCTGATTTAAATCGTATTGTTTTAGAGTATTTAAGTAAGAAAGGATATCATAGGACCGAACAAATGTTAAGAGCAGAAAGTAGTCGCACATTAACACCTTTGAACAAAGCGCAACCGGGCACAACGTCAAATAATCAGTTACCAAATATACCAGGCGATAGAAATGTAGATTTGCCGGTAAGCAATCCACCAAATATACTGCCTAATACTcgaattaataataataataataatagtaataataataacaataataacaataataacaataataacaataataacaagaataataataataataataataacaagaataataataacgacaacaacaatgcCGATAAAAACACAGGTATGAAAAGAGATATCAATGGTCACATGATCAATAAGATTAGGCCAGTCACAGCTGATGACTACATACGTGCTTATtcgttattaaaaaaatgggttGACTCATCATTAGAAATTTACAAGACTCAATTAGAAAGAATATTGTACCCAATTTTCGTTTAcacatttttatatttgattaAAAAGGACTATCCATTACATGCAAGgaaattttttgatagaTATAGTACTGATCACAGGATTTATCATGgtaatgatattaataaattgtttaGCGTGAATTCTTTAGACCATTTGAAGGAAAATGAATTAGCTGTAACTTTTTTAgataacaaatataaaatctCAGTTACAAGGActgttttcaatttattattgtttttcttaACTGAGAATGAAGCAGTTGGCACTTCATTGTTAATTAGCATTGTTAATGATCATTTAGATCCTAATATTGTTGAAAGTATCACTTCTAAGAATGATATCACAGGCGGTATTGTAATATCCACCGTAAGTGAAGATGTCAATGCGTTTAATAAGCAACAAGTTAAGTTAGGTAACTTACCATTGGATGAAGTATTTGCTAAGGAGGTTGAGTACgagttaaataaaaaagatgagcaagaaaaggaagaatCTGAGAAGCTTGGCAGGGAACCACCATCTCGTACCTTAGTTGATGAATTTAAACAAATGAATGGATCAGCACAACAAAGTAACGGGCAGGGCAAGGAAAcagatgataataataataacaacagcaGTAATCCGGTTGAGTATGAAGCAACCGATAGCAATGTTCGTGCAGAAATATCTAAAGAAGGTAATACGAATATCAACATCGCTAATACGGCCCCTACTGGTGGTGCACTATCGGTCTTTGATAAAAAGAGATCATCTCTACCTCCGATGGCTAAATCACAGGAAGACTGGAAGAAGgaagaacaagaacaacaaaaaaacttgACAATAAGTGTTATggagcaaaaaaaaaaattagattcGCCAGATAGAAATGCGTTACCTCTACCACCTAAAACAGCCTTAGATATTAAATTGGAAATTCAGAAAGTTTATGAATCGAGAGACTCCATTAAATTAAATCGATTTCAAGTAACTTCGCCAAGTGTCGTAATGTACACTTTCCATAATACCAACGGTGAGATGACATGTTTGAATTTTAGTGATGATTCTACAATGGCAGCCACAGGGTTTCAAGATAGTATCATTAAGGTTTGGAGTTTAGATGGACAGCCTTTGAAAAGTAAAATGGAAAACGATGATCTTAACTCTAAGTTTATGGAATGTAGAACACTAATAGGCCATAGTGGACCTGTTTATTCTGTAAGCTTTAGTCCGGACAACAGATTTTTATTAAGCTGCAGCGAAGATAAAACAGTGAGATTATGGTCGTTGGATACATTCACATGTTTAGTTAGTTATAAGGGTCATAATCATCCTGTCTGGGATATCGAATTTTCTCCGATGGgacattattttgtttcaGCCTCACATGACCAAACTGCAAGGTTATGGTCTTGTGATCACATATATCCTTTGAGAATTTTCGCAGGCCATGCAAGTGATGTAGATTGTGTTACTTTTCATCCCAACGGTTGTTACATTTTCACCGGATCAAGTGATAGAACTTGTAGAATGTGGGATGTTGTTACGGGGAACTGTGTTAGGTTATTTTTGGGTCATAATTCTCCTGTTACAGCATTAAGTGTTGCACCAGACGGTAGATGGTTAGCTTCAGCTAGTGATGATGGTTTGATTAACTTGTGGGACATTGGTTCCGGTAAGAGATTGAAAACTATGAGAGGTCATGGTAGAAGAAGTATATATTCACTTTCCTTTAGCAAGGAGTGTACAGTTTTGGTGAGTGCTGGCGGTGATGGAAGTGTTAGAGTCTgggatttaaaaaaggcTACAAGCGAACCTAATGTGGAACCAGAAGAAGTTTTTGCTCAATATTATGAAAATTTACATCATTCGATCCAGTATGATGCTAAGATCTATGGTAAGAAAAGAGTTGTCATCCCCACTATAGATTTgatttcttcattttttacCAAACAAACACCGGTTTATAAAGTTAGGTTCACCAGAAGTAATTTAGTATTTGCCGGTGGCGCATTCGTTGATAAATAA
- the MSI1 gene encoding Msi1p (similar to Saccharomyces cerevisiae YBR195C | MSI1 | Multicopy Suppressor of IRA1): protein MMTSILLDDENDKASIDNITNINSVHETRDSIVTLNEKNKKENHTEQNNEPENGGEHTSLTIPEDLQRKYINWKKNAKILYDYLNSNTSKWPSLTCEIFPDVEIATEKRRILLSSFTSSQLPLNESIYISSISTDIPKSSLNQFDMDEMEFKIDNDVKQGNKKLAKQIEIGFPIGEECNRARYMPLNPDIIGCASSSGNLYIYNRTKHGSLPRTRNGMSDGNNIAVQNEISRDFYEVVYKDEDRHSEAYSLAWNYQRNGIVATCHADGTVNIWNLSKTYKKSNSKIITTKEHDFFPDIEKGCNDVSWMVHHESILAVGCESNNKISIIDTRTNHTPYIKATDPLSNNTASASGINSVQFNYQNDLLLCSGNSNSRVGVWDLRNMGKPVNSWNHGNTGNSGSISSVAWNPNISNVLASAGLNDGLVKIWDASDIEDPLLFTHGGHMLGVNDISWDLHDSWLMCSVSNDNSIQIWKPSMKQLMNS from the coding sequence ATGATGACATCTATTTTATTGGATGACGAAAATGACAAAGCTTctattgataatataactaatattaatagtGTTCACGAAACACGGGACTCAATAGTAACGCTaaacgaaaaaaacaagaaagaaaacCATACAGAACAGAACAATGAACCAGAAAACGGAGGAGAACATACCTCTTTAACAATTCCAGAAGATTTACAAcgtaaatatattaattggaagaaaaatgctaaaattttatatgattatttaaaCAGCAACACATCAAAATGGCCTTCGTTAACCTGTGAAATATTCCCAGATGTAGAAATTGCtacagaaaaaagaagaatacTTCTATCTTCATTTACATCGTCCCAATTACCATTAAATGaatctatatatattagttCGATTTCCACCGATATCCCAAAGAGTTCTTTAAATCAATTTGATATGGATGAAATGGAATTTAAGATAGATAATGACGTAAAGCAAGGAAACAAGAAGTTGGCAAAGCAAATAGAAATTGGATTTCCTATTGGTGAAGAATGTAATAGAGCCAGGTATATGCCACTAAATCCTGATATTATTGGATGTGCATCTTCGAGTGgcaatttatatatttataatagaACCAAGCACGGCTCATTACCAAGAACCAGGAATGGCATGTCTGATGGTAACAATATAGCAGTCCAAAACGAAATTTCAAGAGATTTCTATGAAGTGGTTTATAAAGATGAAGATCGCCATAGTGAAGCGTATTCTCTGGCTTGGAACTACCAGAGAAATGGGATAGTGGCGACCTGTCACGCTGATGGAACAGTTAATATCTGGAATTTATCCAAAACTTATAAAAAGTCAAATAGCAAAATTATAACCACAAAAGAACATGATTTTTTCCCAGATATTGAAAAGGGATGTAATGATGTTTCATGGATGGTTCATCATGAATCTATATTAGCTGTTGGTTGTGagagtaataataaaattagtaTAATAGATACAAGAACAAATCACACGCCATATATCAAGGCCACAGATCCATTGTCCAATAATACTGCCTCGGCATCCGGAATAAATAGTGTACAGTTCAATTATCAAAATGACTTACTGTTATGTTCGGGCAATAGCAATAGTAGAGTAGGTGTTTGGGACTTGAGAAATATGGGTAAACCAGTTAATAGTTGGAATCATGGAAACACAGGTAATAGTGGGAGTATTTCTAGTGTTGCATGGAATCCTAATATTTCTAATGTTCTAGCATCAGCTGGTCTAAATGATGGTCTAGTCAAGATATGGGATGCTTCGGACATAGAAGACCCACTACTTTTCACCCATGGTGGTCACATGCTGGGTGTTAATGATATTTCTTGGGACTTACACGACTCGTGGTTAATGTGTAGTGTTTCTAATGACAATTCTATTCAAATATGGAAACCATCTATGAAACAATTAATGAATTCTTAA
- the ATP4 gene encoding F1F0 ATP synthase subunit 4 (similar to Saccharomyces cerevisiae YPL078C | ATP4 | ATP synthase) translates to MLINSFAVRCMSTPTQDPKAKATSVIDALPGNSILSKTGILATSAAAAVYAISNELYVVNDETILVIAFSAFALTCAKLVAPAYKDWADARIKHVSEILNSSRNRHVEAVKDRIASVGELQNVSETTKVLFEISKETVNLEAEAFELKQKVELAAEAKSVLDSWVRYEASIRQEQQKQISEAVIAKVQSELSNPKFQEKVLQQAVSEVEKLFSKL, encoded by the coding sequence atgttAATAAACAGTTTTGCTGTTCGTTGCATGTCCACTCCAACCCAAGATCCAAAAGCTAAGGCCACATCTGTTATTGATGCTTTGCCAGGTAACAGTATATTGTCTAAGACAGGTATTCTTGCTACTTCTGCAGCTGCCGCTGTCTATGCAATCTCTAACGAATTGTACGTTGTGAATGATGAAACAATTTTAGTTATTGCTTTTTCTGCCTTTGCTTTAACTTGTGCTAAGTTGGTTGCGCCAGCTTATAAGGACTGGGCTGATGCCAGAATTAAACACGTTTCTGAGATTTTAAATTCTTCCAGAAACAGACATGTTGAAGCTGTTAAAGACAGAATTGCTTCTGTTGGTGAATTACAAAATGTTTCTGAAACCACCaaagttttatttgaaatttcTAAGGAAACCGTTAACTTAGAAGCTGAAGCTTTTGAGTTGAAACAAAAAGTTGAATTGGCTGCTGAAGCTAAATCCGTGTTGGACTCCTGGGTTAGATATGAAGCTTCTATTAGACAAgagcaacaaaaacaaatttccGAAGCTGTTATTGCTAAGGTCCAATCTGAATTATCTAATCCAAAATTTcaagaaaaagttttgcAACAAGCTGTCAGTGAAgttgaaaaattgttttctaAATTGTGA
- a CDS encoding DUF5315 domain-containing protein (similar to Saccharomyces cerevisiae YBR197C | protein of unknown function (paralog of YPL077C | putative protein of unknown function)), giving the protein MSGPNKNFPEKHKDTQLLEKNGSPIKLMVNNDNTANQKYNNLNGRNGEEDNSLYHTTLKDEEYDDDDDDDGSVRQYDQDTQKNNSLPVEPITGAVANSKTLKNKTSSQDDELKNNTDILGDEEEGQESIRRLYPKPGDPAQNTTTQRFVPRTLPLESISMEEEVNVQEQDFQRKPTYQDKLWSDIDVLDDVKKLSKQEDKNGGFPSNFEQELLKLRQAHVLLLKTLKNGRESVSSENSLFSNGIVSDNNNNNNNNNGNGNNSNNNANPALSKPQSSFNANASSNSSTNGNANSNKSAANYNKSSNNNINSVFAEKTQVDTIVQCLNQLRNK; this is encoded by the coding sequence atgtcagggcctaataaaaattttcctGAAAAGCATAAAGATACTcaattattagaaaaaaatggttctccaataaaattaatggtgaataatgataatactgctaatcaaaaatataataatctaAATGGAAGAAATGGGGAAGAAGATAATAGCTTGTACCATACAACTTTAAAAGATGAAGAgtatgatgatgatgatgatgatgatggcAGTGTTCGACAGTATGACCAGGATACTCAGAAAAACAATTCATTACCTGTGGAGCCAATAACAGGTGCTGTAGCTAACTCCAAAACgcttaaaaataaaacctcAAGCCAAGAtgatgaattaaaaaacaatacaGACATACTTggtgatgaagaagaaggacAAGAGAGTATAAGAAGATTATACCCGAAACCAGGTGATCCTGCGCAGAACACAACCACGCAAAGATTTGTTCCTAGAACCCTACCGCTAGAATCGATTTCTATGGAGGAGGAGGTAAACGTGCAAGAGCAAGACTTCCAGAGGAAGCCAACTTACCAAGACAAACTATGGAGTGACATCGATGTTTTAGATGATGTTAAGAAACTTTCTAAGCAAGAAGACAAAAATGGTGGCTTCCCTTCTAATTTCGAGCAAGAATTGTTGAAGTTAAGGCAGGCACatgttttgttattaaaaactttaaaaaatggaagAGAGTCGGTATCTTCTGAAAATTCCTTGTTTAGTAATGGGATTGTCTctgacaacaacaacaacaacaacaacaacaacggtAATGGCAACaacagtaacaataatgccAATCCAGCTTTGTCAAAACCACAAAGTTCTTTTAATGCAAATGCGTCATCCAATTCTAGTACTAATGGAAATGCCAATAGCAACAAGAGCGCGGCCAATTACAATAAAagcagtaataataacataaaCAGTGTATTTGCAGAAAAGACACAAGTGGATACAATCGTTCAATGCCTAAACCAACTAAGGAACAAATAG
- the GPI2 gene encoding phosphatidylinositol N-acetylglucosaminyltransferase (similar to Saccharomyces cerevisiae YPL076W | GPI2 | GlycosylPhosphatidylInositol anchor biosynthesis) yields the protein MTWKRLLWVKQDYPDNYTDPNFLKILNQIKEHKQNHAPATKPTSTYSSTVVFSNIYMFFKNIINISLMYIVFIEFYYYKNYNPVLITSVLTTLTLLCIFFNNKLTNNNTIPIKSPIIIIFTMLSLSPVIKSLSKTTSSDSIWNLSFWLTVLCLISTMLNDSNIIQTNLLLSNFVVLASRLESTTFVFCFILTSIELNILLPYFQNWLLFLPKQSQEGQNSVQFFVRSSVTKLLQLSLFLILELLSNGTVLLWVYDRFFSQTMNIFEFLSISIINIVLSLVGLTRYLCYWQSHYYTRNKRVINKWDIAKPVLD from the coding sequence ATGACATGGAAACGTTTATTATGGGTTAAACAAGATTATCCAGACAATTATACAGATCCAAATTTTcttaaaattttgaatCAAATCAAAGAACATAAACAGAATCATGCTCCAGCGACAAAACCTACTAGTACTTACAGTTCAACTGTAGTATTTagcaatatatatatgtttttcaaaaatattataaatatctCCTTAATGTATATAGTTTTTATTGagttttattactataaaaattacaatCCTGTCCTCATTACATCAGTACTAACAACTTTAACTCTactttgtatatttttcaacaacaaattgaCAAATAACAACACCATACCGATCAAGTCGCccataattattatatttactaTGCTATCGTTAAGCCCAGTTATTAAATCATTAAGTAAAACCACCAGTTCAGATTCTATTTGGAATCTATCGTTTTGGCTTACAGTTCTGTGTTTGATTTCAACAATGCTGAATGACTCAAACATTATCCAAACAAATTTACTTCTCTCTAACTTTGTTGTTTTAGCTTCTCGTTTGGAATCGACCACTTTtgtgttttgttttattttaacaaGTATTGAATTGAACATTTTATTGCCttatttccaaaattgGTTACTGTTTTTACCAAAACAAAGTCAAGAGGGACAGAATTCAgttcaattttttgttaggAGCAGTGTGACCAAACTACTACAgctttcactttttttaatacttgaATTACTGTCTAACGGAACAGTACTTTTGTGGGTCTATGatagatttttttcacaAACCATGAacatttttgaatttttatcaatttcAATAATCAACATTGTATTATCTTTAGTAGGATTAACCAGATATTTGTGTTATTGGCAATCTCATTATTATACAAGGAATAAAAGGGTAATAAACAAATGGGATATAGCAAAACCCGTTTTGGATTGA